A region of the Candidatus Hydrogenedentota bacterium genome:
ACCATTTGGTCCTGTATGCCCCCCCGCAGGAAACACCGCCACACGACACGCCCAGAAACGCCCGCATGGAACCACCTCAACATGGTCCGCTCAATTCAGCCTTTTGCCACGGGCTGCTAGACCCTAAACCCTAAGGTCCCCCCCGCGCTCCTCCACGGTCTTCCTTACGAGGGCGGGATCAAGTTCCGCTGGGGCGCAGTTTTTGGCGGCGCAGAGGGCGGCGGCGATGCCGGCGGCCTGGCCCATCATGGAGCAGGTGGTGCTGACGCGGGCGGAGGAGAGGGCGAGCTGGTCGGCGGAGAAGCAGCGGCCGGCCATGAGCAGGTTGCGCCCGTCGCGCGCGACGAGGCAGCCGTAGGGGATCTGGTAGGGCGGCACCTCGAGCTCGTCCTTGGGCAGGATGTAGGTGCGCTTGTCGTCGTCGGGCTTGTGGCCGTCGAGGTAGAAGGTGCCCATGGCGACGGCGTCGTCGAAGCGCCGTCCGGCGCGCAGGTCGTCCACGCGGAGCGTCTGGAGGCCCGTGATGCGGCAGCCCTCGCGGATGCCGATGATGGGCGAGCAGTGGTCGAGCCGCCAGGGCTTCCCCTCGACCCGCTGGTAGTAGTCCAGCACCTCCAGCATCCGGCGGCGCCCCCGGACCTCCGCCGCCGTGAGCGCCTCGGTGTCCGTGGAGTGGAACATGGGAATCTTCACCTTGAGCGCGTTGGCGCCGGGGCCGTCGGGCCACAGGCTGGTCATGGGCAGGTCCTCCTGGCGGCGGACCGGGTCGAACCAGCCCTCCGGCAGGCGGGGCCGCGTCTCGTCCGCCCCCACATGGCGCACGAAGAACATCATGGACATGGGCAGGGGCAGGCCGTCGCCCGCGCGCCCGCGCTCCACGGCGAAGCCTGCGGCGCGGGCCACGTCGCCGTCGCCGGAGCAGTCAATGACCAGGCGCGCGCGGACCGCCTCGGGGCCGGACTTCCCCGCGACGACGACCTCCGTGAGGACGCCGTCGCGGACCACGGCGTCCACGAAGCGGGTGTGCAGCAGCAGTTTCACGCCACGCCGCAGGAGCATCTCCTGGAGGACGACGGCGAGGATCTCGTAGTGGATGTTGGTGCCGTCGAGGGCGCCGAAGGCCGTGAGGTCGCGGACGATCTCGTCGAAGACCTCGCCCTGGCCCGTCATCTTGCCGCAGAAGTTCGCCACGCCCCCGGCGGTGAGGTCGCCGCCCGTGACGGCGAAGCGCTCCACCAGCACCACGCTCGCGCCGGACTTCGCCGCGGCGCACGCGGCGGAGACCCCCGCGATGCCGCCGCCGATGACCGCCACGTCCGCCGTGTGGCGCACGGGCAGCCGCCGCGACCACTCCACCGTGGCGGGGTCTGCTGGCGCGCCGTTTTCGGCGCGGGCCGCGCCCAGCGGGGCCATCGCGCCCGCGGCCAGCCCCCCGAGAAAGTGTCTGCGTTTCATGCGTGTGCTCCCCCCGCCGCGCTCACTTCCTGGCGTCGAGGGACTCCAGGAAGGCGTCAATGCGGGTGTTTGCCTGCCCGTCCGACCAGGTGCGCGTGTCGTTCATGTCCGCCTCCAGCATCAGCGTGGGTACGCCGTGCTTTTCCTCGAGGCGGCGGGCGAGCTCATACTGGCCGAAGGAGTAGGCGCGGCAGGACCGGTTCGAGTGCATGACAAAGCCGTCGAGGTGGAACTTCTCCACCATGCCGGCCAGGTCGCGCTCGCGGTACTCCAGGCCGTGGTTGATGTAGCCGCCGATGTAGGTGGCGGCGAAGCGGCGGAGGCGGTCGCCGCCGTAGATGTCCGGGGCCTGGTAGCAGAAGCTCTCCGGATAGGTCGAGACCACGAGCGCGGCGCCGCGCTCGCCGAAGCGGGTGGACAGCTCCTTGATCTTGTGCCAGATGGCGAGGTTGTCCCAGCCGAGGCGGTGCCTCTCGCCGGGCACGGCGGCGACGCCGTTGGCGACCCGCCCGTGGAGCTCCTCCAGGAGCTGCTCGTAGTACTCGA
Encoded here:
- a CDS encoding FAD-dependent oxidoreductase, encoding MKRRHFLGGLAAGAMAPLGAARAENGAPADPATVEWSRRLPVRHTADVAVIGGGIAGVSAACAAAKSGASVVLVERFAVTGGDLTAGGVANFCGKMTGQGEVFDEIVRDLTAFGALDGTNIHYEILAVVLQEMLLRRGVKLLLHTRFVDAVVRDGVLTEVVVAGKSGPEAVRARLVIDCSGDGDVARAAGFAVERGRAGDGLPLPMSMMFFVRHVGADETRPRLPEGWFDPVRRQEDLPMTSLWPDGPGANALKVKIPMFHSTDTEALTAAEVRGRRRMLEVLDYYQRVEGKPWRLDHCSPIIGIREGCRITGLQTLRVDDLRAGRRFDDAVAMGTFYLDGHKPDDDKRTYILPKDELEVPPYQIPYGCLVARDGRNLLMAGRCFSADQLALSSARVSTTCSMMGQAAGIAAALCAAKNCAPAELDPALVRKTVEERGGDLRV